From the Choloepus didactylus isolate mChoDid1 chromosome 22, mChoDid1.pri, whole genome shotgun sequence genome, one window contains:
- the LOC119518493 gene encoding bifunctional 3'-phosphoadenosine 5'-phosphosulfate synthase 1 yields MEIPGSLCKKVKLSNNAQNWGMQRATNVTYQAHHVSRNKRGQVVGTRGGFRGCTVWLTGLSGAGKTTVSMALEEYLVCHGIPCYTLDGDNIRQGLNKNLGFSPEDREENVRRIAEVAKLFADAGLVCITSFISPYTQDRNNARQIHEGASLPFFEVFVDAPLHVCEQRDVKGLYKKARAGEIKGFTGIDSEYEKPEAPELVLKTDSCDVNDCIQQVVELLQERDIVPVDASYEVKELYVPENKLHLAKTDAETLPALKINKVDMQWVQVLAEGWATPLNGFMREREYLQCLHFDCLLDGGVINLSVPIVLTATQEDKERLDGCTAFALMYEGYRVAILRNPEFFEHKKEERCARQWGTTCKNHPYIKMVMEQGDWLIGGDLQVLDRIYWNDGLDQYRLTPTELKQKFKDMNADAVFAFQLRNPVHNGHALLMQDTHKQLLERGYRRPVLLLHPLGGWTKDDDVPLMWRMKQHAAVLEEGVLNPETTVVAIFPSPMMYAGPTEVQWHCRARMVAGANFYIVGRDPAGMPHPETGKDLYDPTHGAKVLTMAPGLITLEIVPFRVAAYNKKQKRMDYYDSEHHEDFEFISGTRMRKLAQEGQKPPEGFMAPKAWTVLMEYYKTLEKV; encoded by the coding sequence ATGGAGATCCCTGGGAGCCTGTGCAAGAAAGTCAAGCTGAGCAATAACGCGCAGAACTGGGGGATGCAGAGAGCAACTAATGTTACCTATCAAGCCCACCATGTGAGCAGGAACAAGAGAGGTCAGGTGGTGGGGACCAGAGGTGGCTTTCGTGGTTGCACAGTTTGGCTAACAGGCTTATCTGGAGCAGGGAAGACAACAGTAAGCATGGCTTTGGAGGAGTACTTAGTGTGCCATGGTATTCCGTGTTATACCTTGGATGGTGACAATATTCGTCAGGGTCTCAATAAGAATCTTGGGTTTAGTCCTGAAGACAGGGAAGAGAATGTTCGACGCATTGCGGAAGTTGCTAAGCTATTTGCAGATGCCGGCCTAGTATGTATCACAAGTTTTATATCACCTTATACTCAGGATCGCAACAATGCAAGGCAAATTCATGAGGGTGCAAGTTTACCTTTTTTTGAAGTATTTGTTGATGCTCCTCTGCATGTTTGTGAACAGAGGGATGTTAAAGGACTGTACAAAAAAGCACGGGCTGGAGAAATTAAAGGTTTCACAGGGATTGATTCTGAATATGAAAAACCAGAGGCCCCTGAATTGGTGCTGAAAACAGACTCCTGTGATGTAAACGACTGCATTCAGCAAGTTGTGGAACTCCTACAAGAAAGGGACATTGTACCTGTGGATGCTTCTTACGAAGTAAAAGAACTGTATGTGCCAGAAAATAAACTTCATTTGGCAAAAACAGATGCAGAAACGTTACCGGCACTGAAAATTAATAAAGTAGATATGCAGTGGGTGCAAGTTTTGGCTGAAGGTTGGGCAACACCACTGAATGGCTTTATGAGAGAGAGGGAGTACTTGCAGTGCCTTCATTTTGATTGTCTTCTTGATGGGGGTGTCATTAACTTGTCAGTACCTATAGTTCTGACAGCTACCCAAGAAGATAAAGAGAGGCTGGATGGCTGCACAGCATTTGCTCTGATGTATGAGGGCTACCGCGTGGCTATTCTTCGTAATCCAGAGTTTTTTGAGCACAAGAAGGAAGAGCGCTGTGCCAGACAGTGGGGGACCACGTGCAAGAACCATCCCTACATCAAGATGGTTATGGAACAAGGAGATTGGCTGATTGGAGGAGATCTTCAAGTCCTGGACCGAATTTATTGGAATGATGGTCTTGATCAGTATCGTCTTACTCCCACTGAGCTAAAGCAGAAGTTTAAAGATATGAATGCTGATGCTGTCTTTGCATTTCAATTACGCAATCCGGTGCACAATGGACATGCTCTATTAATGCAGGACACTCATAAGCAGCTCCTGGAGAGAGGCTACCGGCGCCCTGTCCTTCTCCTTCACCCTCTTGGTGGCTGGACAAAGGATGATGATGTTCCTTTGATGTGGCGTATGAAGCAGCATGCTGCAGTGCTGGAGGAAGGAGTCCTGAATCCTGAAACAACAGTGGTGGCCATCTTCCCATCTCCTATGATGTATGCTGGACCAACTGAGGTCCAGTGGCATTGCAGAGCACGAATGGTTGCGGGTGCCAATTTTTACATTGTTGGACGAGACCCTGCTGGCATGCCTCATCCAGAAACAGGGAAGGATCTCTATGACCCAACTCATGGTGCCAAAGTGCTGACAATGGCCCCTGGCCTAATCACCTTGGAAATAGTTCCCTTTAGAGTGGCAGCTTACAATAAAAAGCAGAAGCGTATGGACTACTATGACTCTGAACACCACGaagactttgaatttatttcaggaaCACGAATGCGCAAACTTGCCCAAGAAGGCCAGAAACCTCCTGAGGGTTTCATGGCTCCCAAGGCTTGGACTGTGCTGATGGAGTACTACAAAACTTTAGAGAAAGTTTAA